Proteins from a single region of Gasterosteus aculeatus chromosome Y, fGasAcu3.hap1.1, whole genome shotgun sequence:
- the LOC144391318 gene encoding uncharacterized protein LOC144391318, producing the protein MMAALTTQELLVRAREEEAGSCEHGRKTPSEYQEPAEELYITSGLLSIKIHVQRTHPNNDKEGEVADGGRHHNRHCILVKKAPNHYADYILPIRNEPPAASPVPQCPLLRKANGQSEFVPWSHRDMEALEKGLPPLGEGANPWILLFEKYTTADKLALGDIWALVARLEGTVNLRALEVRTGTTNDDNEDPFDAVRGVFWEAMRSVWPTKTSITVLAALEMKPAEEMFQYLRRAETEWHLATGERHDNNKSTAVIWRHTVQQGLPQAVQTALEGVVGLDNMDEITWRDHLTHFYKIQRAAETRRQEELGTMTHRLLKIQLAVADAEVNKRQRVRKQLQVTDEQPQYPVPPEAQYPAPAVRDRSMVDQQPPPQRRGRGRGNNRGRGDECYLCGQTGHWSRICPTNMQFSAAPPRSSRQMQPRQDQRVYLTSTPSCKPHSRRGPKQLTGDTPTPAAFQQLR; encoded by the coding sequence atgatggctgcgcttacgactcaggaactgcttgtcagggccagagaggaggaagcaggtagctgtgaacatggccgtaaaacaccaagtgaatacCAGGAGCCCGCAGAAGAGCTGTATATTACTTCAGGACTCCTGTCTATCAAAATACACGTGCAGAGGACCCAtccaaacaacgacaaagaaggagaggttgctgatggaggacgTCATCACAATAGGCATtgtatcctggtgaagaaggctcCTAACCACTATGCAGACTATATTCTCCCTATAAGAAATgagccacctgcagcctcccctgtcCCACAGTGCCCACTACTGAGAAAAGCCAACGGTCAGAGCGAGTTTGTGCCCTGGAGTCATCGGGACATGGAAGCTCTGGAGAAGGGACTGCCGCCATTGGGAGAAGGAGCTAACCCATggatcctgctctttgaaaaatacacaacGGCTGATAAATTGGCACTTGGAGATATATGGGCTTTAGTAGCCCGTCTAGAGGGAACAGTCAATCTAAGAGCCTTGGAAGTAAGAACAGGAACAACCAACGACGACAATGAGGATCCATTTGACGCCGTCAGAGGAGTCTTCTGGGAAGCAATGCGAAGCGTCTGGCCCACAAAAACAAGCATAACTGTCCTGGCTGCACTAGAGATGAAGCCAGCAGAAGAGATGTTCCAGTACTtgaggagagcagagacagaatggcatttggccacaggagaaagacatgacaataacaaatctactgcagtaatctggcgacacactgtgcagcaaggcttgccccaggctgttcaaacagcgttggagggagtagtgggactggacAACATGGATGAAATCACATGGAGAGACCATCTAACCCACTTCtacaaaatacagagagctgcggagacaaggaggcaagaagaactggggacgatgacgcatcgactcctgaagatccaactggCAGTGGCGGATGCAGAAGTAAACAAAAGACAGCGAGTCAGGAAACAATTGCAGGTGACAGACGAGCAACCCCAATACCCcgttcctccagaggcccaaTATCCAGCCCCAGCAGTCAGAGACCGTTCAATGGTTGACCAGCAACCACCACCTCAGCGCAGAGGCAGAGGACGTGGAAATAataggggaagaggagatgaatgctACTTATGCGGACAGACGGGTCATTGGTCAAGAATATGTCCAACGAACATGCAGttcagtgcagctcctccacggtcTTCCCGTCAAATGCAGCCCCGGCAGGACCAGAGGGTctacctcacctccaccccctcatGCAAACCCCACAGCAGACGAGGCcctaaacaactaactggtgacacaccgacccccgctgctttccaacagctcagataa